In one Macaca fascicularis isolate 582-1 chromosome 6, T2T-MFA8v1.1 genomic region, the following are encoded:
- the LOC102137894 gene encoding LOW QUALITY PROTEIN: putative protein SPATA31J1 (The sequence of the model RefSeq protein was modified relative to this genomic sequence to represent the inferred CDS: substituted 1 base at 1 genomic stop codon), which produces MPRAQXPEDSSAADMDILFPLSVTDTELCPSPVPQIIHLILFVGFSLVFLIILSPYFPREPSSVPPREENSENDKAEVGEWLRIGNKYITWKACRSLLKELENLEFYTFLSKKCLRKLLVEGSSQHVPRQARSGSVYKRTSVRNHRPRGGHGKASPTSFHVSPRAPPAPLASAPSSVPKTSVGSFESLSSLSSSKSPEPLCPLKQPSQEPPASTLSPNTTTSAESLGLPSRETPHAGRWRQGPHFPQLGGANAAGRTRHQNPRHSHGHRTSDIHEQFGIS; this is translated from the exons ATGCCCAGGGCTCAGTAGCCGGAGGACAGCAGTGCAGCTGACATGGATATTCTCTTTCCTCTGAGTGTTACTGATACAGAGCTGTGCCCCAGCCCCGTTCCCCAGATCATCCATCTCATCCTCTTCGTTGGGTTTAGCCTGGTGTTCCTCATCATCTTAAGCCCCTACTTTCCCAGGGAGCCGTCCTCAGTGCCTCCCAGAGAGGAGAACAGCGAGAAT GATAAAGCTGAAGTGGGGGAATGGCTCAGGATCGGAAATAAATACATCACCTGGAAAG CTTGCAGAAGTCTCTTGAAAGAATTGGAGAACCTTGAGTTCTACACTTTCCTGTCGAAAAA GTGCCTGAGGAAGCTCCTTGTTGAGGGCAGCTCCCAGCACGTTCCACGCCAAGCCCGCTCGGGGTCAGTGTACAAACGAACATCTGTGAGGAACCACCGGCCACGTGGGGGGCATGGGAAAGCTTCTCCCACCAGCTTCCATGTGTCCCCACGGGCTCCCCCGGCTCCTCTGGCCTCCGCACCGTCATCAGTCCCGAAGACCTCTGTAGGGTCCTTTGAGTCTCTGTCATCCCTGAGCTCCTCCAAGTCACCAGAGCCTTTGTGTCCCCTGAAGCAGCCTTCACAGGAGCCACCTGCGAGCACCCTATCACCAAACACGACCACCTCCGCAGAATCCTTGGG GCTTCCTTCTAGGGAGACCCCACATGCGGGCAGGTGGAGGCAGGGACCCCACTTCCCTCAGCTTGGAGGTGCCAACGCTGCTGGACGCACAAGACACCAAAATCCCAGACACTCCCATGGACACCGCACATCCGACATCCACGAACAATTCGGAATCTCCTGA